A genomic stretch from Helianthus annuus cultivar XRQ/B chromosome 1, HanXRQr2.0-SUNRISE, whole genome shotgun sequence includes:
- the LOC110919038 gene encoding proline-rich proteoglycan 2-like, whose protein sequence is MPPRVRGRGRGGKAPILTRNDHEAGPSHRHTPSASIGSSPHEDWRTYLEPARHFVLLSSLPSYHDSFGLLQNNESDHSHHSSIPLQRSGSHSAFQDPTPYFQSRFNPVNQVKEPEGPNPLGPVDHYPEMRDIELDEDPNPEMPPSGTPTHPIEISNGSSFHGSPYSGPDSFAERWATYNWEYTPPFNPQHQQQQDPSEDSCFQAVTPPPSPPPEQQPPPKPPRRRRSGARMSVRGGFHFSTPQHSSNSHYPPLYEDPQMGGPSNPVSKVDSNYNALHPEGPFQAAYPTGYPAYVYQYPPPPQPPQQQPPQRPQIQPPQQQEILQRLNQVEREVQEERRSRRGLLKGLADLLKGKKKRDY, encoded by the exons ATGCCGCCACGAGTTAGAGGTAGAGGTAGAGGAGGAAAGGCGCCGATTTTAACGAGaaatgatcacgaagctgggcCATCTCACAGGCACACACCATCCGCGTCAATCGGATCGAGTCCTCATGAAGATTGGAGGACCTACCTAGAGCCTGCGAGACACTTTGTCTTGCTTAGCTCCTTGCCATCATACCACGATTCATTCGGACTCCTCCAGAACAATGAGTCTGACCACTCGCATCACTCCTCCATTCCATTGCAGCGTTCGGGTTCTCACAGCGCCTTCCAGGACCCGACCCCATacttccagagccggttcaatcCGGTAAACCAGGTGAAAGAACCAGAGGGTCCAAACCCTTTGGGACCAGTTGATCATTATCCTGAGATGCGGGATATAGAGTTGGATGAAGATCCAAATCCTGAGATGCCACCGAGTGGGACGCCCACACATCCCATCGAGATTTCTAACGGATCATCTTTTCATGGTTCGCCATACAGCGGTCCAGACAGTTTTGCTGAAAGGTGGGCCACATACAACTGGGAGTACACTCCTCCTTTCAACCCacaacatcaacagcagcaggatccctctgaggattcgtGTTTCCaggcagtcacgccaccgccaTCACCACCGCCAGAACAGCAACCGCCTCCAAAACCACCCAGGCGCAGAAGATCTggtgcacggatgtccgtgcgagggggtttccacttcagcaccccccAACACTCAAGCAACAGCCACTACCCGCCGTTGTACGAAGACCCGCAAATGGGTGGGCCTTCGAACCCAGTTTCTAAAGTCGACT CAAACTACAATGCTCTTCACCCCGAAGGACCCTTTCAAGCCGCGTACCCAACTGGGTACCCAGCATATGTGTATCAATacccaccacctcctcaacctccgcAGCAGCAGCCTCCGCAACGACCACAGATCCAACCACCGCAGCAGCAGGAAATCCTTCAGAGGTTGAACCAGGTGGAACGAGAGGTGCAGGAGGAGCGTAGAAGCCGCCGGGGTCTACTTAAGGGTTTGGCAGACTTACTAAAGGGGAAGAAGAAAAGGGATTATTAA